DNA from Gloeocapsa sp. PCC 73106:
ACCAGTTAGTATTAAAGTCAGAAGACAACCTAAACCTGAGTTAGACAAACTTGATAAGGGTGATAATTTGGGGTTCACTGTTAGTTCCGTTTTAATTCGCTTTGCTTCTACTTAATATTTTAGCGAATTGAGTTAAGATCTTAAGTAACTGCTAATTGATATTTTGCTTATGGGGACCATTTGGGAACTCGACTTTTATTCGCGACCGATTTTAGATGAAAATCAGAAAAAACTCTGGGAAGTGTTAATCTGTGAAAGCCCACAGCAAATCTCTACTAATCCCGATTTAATTTATAAATACGCCCAATTTTGCCCCAGTACAAGCGTAAATTCTCTGTGGTTAGCCGAAGCCATCAAACAAGCGATCGCCGAGTCCGGTCAAATTCCTAGCAAAATCCGTTTCTTTCGGCGTCAGATGAAGAATATGATTACTAAAGCTTGTGAAGAAGTTGCCGTGATCCCCGTTCCTAGTCGTCGTACCCATACCCTCAATCACTGGATTGTAGAACGACTCAAAAACCACTATCCCACTCTAGACAACTACGATTCTCAAGCAATCAACGCTTCGGTACAATATCCCCCCCTGAACGCGATCGCACTCCCCGACGCAGTCAGAGGAGACAAAGGAGATAAATGGACTTTAGTAACTCTACCTGTTCAAGACTTCATCGAGATGGATCAATGGGATATCGCTTTTGGTGAAGCTTTTCCCCTATCTTTATATGATCTTGACCCTCAATTATCCATCCCTGGAGTTATCATCTTTTCTAATCGGGCTATTCCCCTAGCTGGATGGTTATCAGGCTTAGAAATCGGTTCTTGTTATGTAGAAGATATCACCCCCTCAACCAGAGAAATAGTAAGACAATTAAGCCGATTACGTTTAGAAACTGGACTAAGCGATAGTTGGATTTTAGCAGACATCACCGACGAGCAAGGTCAATCTGAAGCCAGAGGCTTTACCAAAGCCAAAAACCTAGTACAACAAATTCACTTTCTTGCCATTCAGTCTAGCCCAGAGTCAGATTCCTTCGCTGGATTGTGGCTACTCAAAGATTCGTAAATATTTGTGCTATGATAAATCATTAGGTAAAAGTAATTTAACCCTTGCTATTAACCAGTATAAACTGTTATAATATCATTTCTGTAATTTCTCAACTCTGATTAGAACAACTGTGGCCAATATTAAATCTGCAATCAAACGGATCCAGATCTCAGAGCGCAATCGCCTGCGTAATAAATCATATAAGTCAGCCGTAAAAACCTTAATGAAAAAGTACCTTCAAGCTGTAGAAGTTTATGCTACTAATCCAACTCCAGAAAGCCTGACAACGGTAGAGCAATCTATGTCAGCCGCCTATAGTAAAATAGACAAAGCGGTAAAAACAGGGGTATATCACCGCAACAACGGAGCCAGAAAAAAATCCCGTCTAGCCAAAGCGCTCCAAACAGTAGCAACAGCGGATTCAAACTAATACATAAACACCTACTTCTAGGAGCAGATGCAGTTAATAGACAGCCATGTTCACCTCAACTTTGAGGTATTTCAACAGGATTTAGACTTACTGCAAGCTCGTTGGCAACAAGCAGGAGTTACTCACCTGGTTCACTCTTGTGTCGAACCTGGAGAGTTTAAAAGCATCCAACAGGTAGCAGATCGATTTCCTGAACTGTCTTTTGCGGTGGGATTACACCCTTTAGACGCCCACAAATGGGAAAACACAACCGCGAGGGAGATTAGAAATCTAGCTAAATCAGATCAGCGGGTTGTAGCCATAGGTGAAACAGGACTCGACTACTACAAAGCTAACAATAAAGAGCAACAGCGAGAAGTTTTCCTCGCTCAACTTAGTATAGCCCAAGACTTGAACAAGCCAGTAATTATCCATTGTCGAGACGCAGCTTTAGAATTGTATAGTATCTTAAAAGAATTCTCGACTGCAACAAGTCAACCCCGAGGTGTTATGCACTGTTGGGGAGGGACACCAGAAGAAACACAATGGTTTTTAGATCTAGGCTTTTACATCAGCTTCAGTGGAGTTGTAACTTTTAAGAATGCTAAACAAATACAAGAGAGTGCCAAAATGGTGCCAGGGGAACGTTTGCTTATAGAAACGGATTGCCCCTTTTTGGCCCCAGTACCTCAACGAGGTAAAAGAAATGAACCAGCCAACGTATTATACGTAGCCGAATTTATCGCCAAGTTACGGGAGGTAGACGTAGAAATATTAGCCACTCAAACCACAGCCAACGCTATCAAACTATTTGGTCTTTGTAACACAACAGCACAATGAGTAACACACCAAACCAGAATCTACTGCTAGACTTGATTGAAATACAACGTTCCAGCTTTCGTTGGTTTCTAGAAGAAGGTCTGATTGAAGAACTAGAAAGTTTTTCACCCATAAAAGATTATACAGGAAAATTAGAGCTACATTTTATCGGTAAAGAATATAAACTCAAAGAGCCCAAATACGACGTAGACGAAGCAAAACGGCGAGATAGTAGCTACGCGGTGCAGATGTACGTACCTACCCGTTTGCAGAACAAAGAAACCGGAGAAATCAAAGAACAGGAAGTATTTATTGGCGATCTACCCCTAATGACCGAAAGGGGAACCTTTATCATCAACGGAGCCGAACGAGTAATCGTTAACCAAATAGTGCGCTCACCAGGAGTTTACTACAAATCCGAAGTAGATAAAAACGGGAGACGGACCTATTCAGCCTCATTGATACCCAACCGCGGCGCTTGGCTCAAATTTGAAACAGACAAAAATGGCATTGTTTGGGTCAGAATCGATAAAACCCGCAAACTATCAGCTCAAGTCCTCTTAAAAGCCATAGGATTGAGCGACAACGAAATTTTTGACTCCCTGCGCCATCCCGAATATTATCAGAAAACCCTAGACAAAGAAGGAAACCCCACCGAAGAAGAAGCATTACTAGAGCTATATCGTAAACTCCGCCCCGGGGAACCACCCACCGTAACCGGAGGACAACAGTTACTAGAAGCGCGCTTTTTCGATAACAAACGTTACGACATCGGTAAAGTCGGAAGATACAAATTAAATAAAAAACTACGTCTCAACGTACCAGACACCGAAAGAGTACTCACACGGACCGACATTCTCGCAGTCATTGATTATCTGATTAACCTGGAATTTGACACCGGGAGTATAGATGACATTGACCACCTCGGCAATCGTCGCGTGCGCTCAGTAGGAGAACTGCTGCAAAACCAGGTAAGAGTTGGTTTGAGCCGCTTAGAGAGAATTATCAAAGAAAGAATGACGGTGAGCGAATCCGATACCCTCACCCCCACATCCTTAGTCAACCCCAAACCCCTAGTAGCAGCAATAAAAGAGTTTTTTGGCTCCTCCCAACTCTCTCAATTTATGGATCAAACCAACCCACTAGCGGAATTGACCCATAAAAGAAGAATATCAGCCCTAGGACCAGGCGGTTTAACCAGAGAAAGAGCCGGTTTTGCCGTACGCGATATCCACCCCTCCCACTACGGGAGAATTTGCCCAGTAGAAACCCCCGAAGGACCCAACGCAGGCTTAATTGGTTCTCTAGCCACCTACGCGCGCATCAATCCCTACGGTTTTATCGAAACCCCCTATTATCGGACCGAAAACGGAAAAGTTTTCAAAAACGAATCGCCGATATACCTAACAGCAGACGAAGAAGACGACTTGAGGGTAGCACCAGGAGACGTCCCCACAGATGATGAAGGGAATATCCTAGTTAACGCCGTACCAGTACGCTACCGTCAAGAATTCTCTATTACCACACCAGAACAAGTAGACTACGTAGCGGTGTCCCCAGTGCAAATCGTCTCGGTGGCTACCTCATTGATCCCATTTTTAGAGCACGACGACGCCAACCGCGCTCTGATGGGTTCCAACATGCAAAGACAAGCAGTCCCCCTACTACGTCCTGAACGTCCCTTAGTAGGAACAGGCTTAGAAGCTCAAGCGGCTAGAGACTCAGGGATGGTGATTATCTCTAAAACTCATGGAGTAGTAAGTTACGTCGACGCAGAAAAAATCAAAGTCAAAGTTAGCCCAGGTGAAGCAACGCATCCAGGTCACGAGATAGAATACGAACTACAAAAATATCACCGTTCTAATCAAGATACCTGTTTGAATCAGCGTCCCCTGGTTTATCCCGGAGAAGAGGTAGCCAGAGGACAAGTTTTAGCCGATGGTTCCTCTACAGAAGGAGCAGAATTAGCTTTAGGTCAAAACATCCTAGTAGCTTATATGCCCTGGGAAGGTTATAACTACGAAGACGCTATTTTGATTAGTGAACGTCTCGTCTACGACGATGTTTATACCAGTATCCACGTAGAGAAACACGAAATAGAAGCCCGACAAACTAAACTCGGACCAGAAGAAATCACCAGAGAAATACCCAACGTCGGGGAAGACGCCCTGAGAAACCTAGACGAAGAAGGAGTAATTCGAGTAGGTGCTTGGGTAGAATCAGGAGATATCCTAGTGGGTAAAGTAACTCCAAAAGGAGAATCGGATCAACCGCCAGAAGAGAAATTATTAAGAGCGATCTTCGGAGAAAAAGCCCGAGACGTACGGGATAACTCCCTGAGAGTACCCAACGGCGAAAGAGGGCGGGTAGTAGACGTGCGGGTATTTACGAGGGAACAAGGAGACGAGCTACCACCGGGGGCCAATATGGTCGTGCGCGTATACGTAGCCCAAAAGCGGAAAATTCAAGTAGGCGATAAAATGGCAGGACGCCACGGCAATAAAGGGATTATTTCCCGAATTATGGCCAAAGAAGATATGCCCTACTTACCCGACGGGACACCGGTAGATATAGTACTTAATCCTTTGGGTGTACCTAGCCGGATGAATGTAGGTCAAGTGTTTGAGTGTCTGTTAGGATGGGCAGGAGAACATCTAGGTCTTCGCTTCAAAATCACCCCCTTTGATGAAATGCACGGGGAAGAAGCATCACGTAATACAGTGAATAGCTTGATGGAAGAAGGATCGCGCAAACGAGGTAAACATTGGATTTATAACCCAGAAACCCCCGGAAAAATTAAAGTCTACGACGGTCGTACCGGAGAGCCATTCGATCGCCCCATAACCGTAGGGAAAGCCTATATGCTCAAACTAGTACACCTAGTAGACGACAAGATCCACGCTCGCTCCACCGGACCTTATTCTCTAGTAACCCAACAACCCCTAGGAGGTAAAGCCCAACAAGGAGGTCAACGCTTCGGAGAAATGGAAGTATGGGCACTAGAAGCCTACGGCGCAGCGTATACTCTTCAAGAGATACTGACGGTCAAATCAGACGATATGCAAGGACGTAACGAAGCCCTCAACGCGATCGTCAAAGGAAAACCCATTCCTCGCCCAGGGACACCAGAATCATTTAAAGTGTTGATGCGAGAACTCCAATCTTTGGGCTTAGATATCGCCGTACACAAAGTAGAAACAGCCGAAGATGGTACCAGCAGAGATCTCGAAGTAGACTTAATGGCTGACGTCCGCGGTGTCCGCACTCCTAGTCGTCCTACCTATGAATCTTTTAGTTCCGAAGACCTAGAAGAGATGGAAAAATACTGAAGATTCTGCTATTCCCCCTGCAAATTAAGTTGTTTTGGTTAAAATAAGCTAGAAAAATATGGTATTCTACAACAAGATTATTGATAAAAGCGGTCTCAAAAAACTGATCGCCTGGGCCTTTAGTCAATATGGCTCCGCACGTACCGCTCAAGTAGCAGACGAACTCAAAGCCCTGGGCTTTCGCTACGCCACCAAAGCAGGAGTTTCTATCAGTATTGAAGACTTGCAAGTTCCTTTGATCAAGCGCGAAATGCTCAAAAGCGCCGAAGAAGAAATCGAAAGAACCGAAAACAGATACGCCAAAGGCGAAATTACCGAGGTAGAACGCTTTCAAAAAGTAATCGATACCTGGAATAGTACCTCAGAAGCTTTGAAGAATGAAGTGGTACGTAACTTCAGAGAAACCGATCCCCTCAATTCTGTCTATATGATGGCCTTTTCCGGAGCAAGAGGAAATATGAGCCAAGTAAGACAACTTGTAGGAATGAGAGGACTAATGGCTAATCCTCAAGGGGAAATTATCGATCTACCCATTAAAACTAACTTCCGCGAAGGATTGACAGTAACTGAGTATATTATCTCTTCTTACGGAGCTCGCAAAGGCTTAGTAGATACAGCCCTGAGAACCGCAGACTCAGGCTACCTAACCAGAAGATTGGTAGACGTTGCCCAAGATATGATCGTCAGAGAACATGATTGTGGCACAATAAGAAGCGTCACAGTAGAACCAATGAGAAACGGCGATCGCATCCTGATACCCCTCTCTGACCGCCTCTTTGGTCGAGTCCTAGCCGAAGATGTAAGAGATCCCAAAACCGGGGAAATAGTCGGCAACAGAAACGACGAAATAAACGAAGAATTAGCCAAAAACATCGGCAAAGCCGTCGAAAAAGTCAAAGTCCGCTCAGCCCTCACCTGTGAAGCCGCCCGCTCAGTCTGTCAAAAATGCTACGGCTGGTCTCTAGCCCACGGTCACCTCGTTGATTTAGGGGAAGCAGTAGGGATTATCGCAGCCCAATCCATCGGCGAACCAGGAACACAGCTAACCATGCGAACCTTCCACACCGGTGGAGTATTTACCGGAGAAGTAGCGCGTCAAGTCAAAGCAGAACAAGCTGGAAAACTCGTCTTCAAAGGCGTAAACACTCGCAGGGTACGTACCCGTCACGGTGACGAAGTAGAACAGGTAGAAATCGCCGGAGATATAGTGATCGAAGGTGGGAAAAAGTCCATCAGTATACCAGTTACACCCGGATCCGTTCTCTACGCCAGAGAAGGAGAAAACGTAGTCAAAAATCAGCTTTTAGTGGAAATAACTACCGCTAAACATCAAAAATCCACAGAAAAAGCCACCAAAGACGTTGCTTCAGACTTAGCAGGAGAAGTACTTTTCGCTGATCTCAGTTCAGAAGAAAAAATAGATCGCCAAGGTAATACCACCAGAACCGCCAGCCGCGGAGGTTTGCTCTGGATCCTCTCAGGAGAAGTATACAATTTGCCTCCAGGCGCTGAATCTGTTGTTAGTAACGGTGATTTGGTAGAACCAGGTACAGTATTAGCTGAAACCAAACTAGTAACTAACTCCGGTGGAGTGGTACGACTAGAAGAAGGTAGTCGAGAAGTAGAAATTATTACCGCTTCTGTGGCATTAGATCGCGCTGAGGTAAAAATCGAAAGCTCCGGCGGTAGTGAACAGTACGTTATAGATATCCCCAACGGCGAACGTTTTCGTCTGATCGCCACCCCAGGGATGAAAGTACAAAATCACCAAGTCGTAGCCGAATTAATCGACGATCGCTATCAAACCCAAAGCGGCGGCATCTTGAAATACGCCGGGGTAGAAACAGCTAAAGGTGCTCGTAAACAAGGTTACGAAATTACCCAAGGGGGGACCTTGCTCTGGATACCAGAAGAAACCCACGAGGTAAATAAAGATATCTCTCTACTAGAAGTAGAAGATGGACAATATGTAGAAGCTCACACCGAAATAGTTAAAGACATCTTCTGTCAAACCGCAGGCGTAGTAGAAGTAGTCCAGAAAAACGATATTCTCCGCGAAATTATCGTCAAACAAGGAGCATATTATCAAGACATCGATCCCACCCTGCGGGAACAGATTCCCGACGGTTCCGTAGTTAACCCAGGTACGGAAATTATGCCGGGTATTGTGGTAGATGAGTTGAGCTACTGTGAATTTCTCGAAACAACCACAGGTTACGGGATTCTACTGAGACCTGTAGAAGAATATCACATTCCTACCAACGCCGGAACTCCCTCTCAAGACTCCATCAATCAAAAAGGCGACCACAGTATACAACTGCGATCGGTACAACGACTCTTTTATAAAGACGGAGAAAGGGTTAAATCTGTAGACGGCGTTTCTCTGTTGAGCACTCAACTAGTTCTAGAAATCGCCTCGAACTCTCAACAAATTAACCCTAATTTGAGCGCTGATATTGAACTCATTCCTGATGCACAAGATGAGGAGGTTAAGAGGTTACAGTTAGTAGTACTAGAATCTCTCGGCTTGAGAAGAGATAGCGACAACGATCCCCTATCAGGTATCATCCTAACCAAACTGCTCGTACAAGATGGTCAAGAAATCCCCCCAGGCGCGATCGTCGCTCGTACCGAGATTCAGTCCAAAGCCTCTGGAATAGTGCGAGGTATCCGTCAAGGCGTAGAAGCGATTCGCCGTATTTTAATTATGCGCTCTGCGGATTTGATTAAAATTAATAGCCCTCAAACTAAGGTCAAAATAGGCGATCTCATCGTCGGAGAAACGGAAATAGCTCCAGGTGTAAAAACCCCAGAATCAGCTCAAGTTATCGCCATTGAACCTAAAGGAAAAGAGACCGAGATTACTTTACGGATCGCTCGTCCCTATCGTGTCTCTCCAGGAGCAATTTTACATATCAACGACGGGGATTTGGTGCAACGGGGTGACTATCTAGTATTGTTGGTTTTTGAGCGCTCTAAAACCGGTGACATTATCCAAGGTTTACCACGCATCGAAGAACTCTTAGAAGCTCGTAAACCCAAAGAAGCCTGCGTTTTATCTCGTAGTCCTGGCGCATGTCAAGTGGAATACTGGGAAGACGACACGGTAGAAGTTAAAATAGTCGAAGACAACGGCACCATTAGTGAGTACCCCATCAGCCCTGGTCAAAACCTAGTAGTATCCGATAACCAAAGAGTAGAGGCCGGGCAACCATTGACCGATGGTCCTCCTAATCCTCACGAGATTCTCGAAACTTTCTTTAACTATTATGAACAAGAAAAAGGGATCTACGAAGGCGCTCTTTCTGCTCTAGAGAAAACTCAAAAGTTCCTAGTAGATCAGGTTCAATCAGTATATCAGTCTCAAGGTATTGATATCTCCGACAAACATATCGAAGTAATCGTGCGTCAGATGACCTCTAAAGCACGGGTAGATGATGGAGGAGATACGACAATGCTACCAGGAGAGCTCATAGAACTGCGCCAGATTGAACAAGTTAATGAAGCTATGGCGATCACAGGAGGAGCCCCAGCTCGCTATACTCCTGTATTGCTAGGTATTACTAAAGCCTCTTTGAATACCGATAGCTTTATCAGTGCGGCGAGTTTCCAAGAAACCACTCGGGTATTAACCGAGGCGGCGATCGAAGGAAAGTCAGATTGGTTACGCGGACTCAAAGAAAACGTAATTATTGGTCGTTTGATTCCCGCAGGTACAGGATTTAACGCCTATGAAGAGTCCTTGGCCACTAGCTATGAACCCATGGATGAATCGACCCCTGATTTTTACGATACTCCAGGTAAATCACGTAATTTTCGCAAAATAAAAGAAATTACAGTGGACGAGGATGATGATGACTCCGATCTATTCTCTAACGTCGATATGCTCCAAGATTCAGAAAATGTAGTCTTAGACGATCGCACCGCTAGAGCCTACGCCCAAGGCGTTCCGGAGCACCCATCATTTGAAGAATTCGATGAGGATGAATTAGAATCAGAGATGCTAGCTTTAATGGAGGAAGAATAGGGCCCTTCCGTTAATTTATATATTTTGGAGACTCAATGACTTCATCCAACCAAGCCGAGGAGCATCTTCATAATCATCATTCCTCTCATGTCCACAATGAGGCTTCCTTACGCAAGATAGTGAACCGTCTCTCTCGCATTGAGGGACACGTTCGCGGTATTAAAACTATGGTTCAAGAAAGTCGTCCTTGTCCAGAAGTATTAATACAAATTGCTGCAGTAAGAGGGGCGGTAGATCGCGTAGCTAGAATGATTCTAGACGAGCACCTCAGCGAGTGTATCACACGGGCCGCCCAAGAAGGCAATATTGAAACAGAGATCGAAGAATTAAAGTCGGCTCTTGATCGCTTTATTATCTAAGGCGCTAATCTCTCTCTCAGCCACTGTTCCCCAGATACTAACCGATAACGTAGGCGATCGTGTAACCGATTAGGGCGACCTTGCCAAAATTCAATCCTCACCGGCGCTAAACGCATTCCTCCCCAATGTTCTGGGCGAGGAATTTTTTGTGATTGATACTTGATTTCTAAGGCTTCTAGCTCTTTTTCTAGTACCTCTCGACTGGCGATTATTTGACTTTGATTAGATACCCAAGCTCCCAATTGCGATCCCCTGGGACGACTGAAAAAATAAGCATCAGATTCAGCGGGCGTGATTTTACTAACTTTACCCTCAATACGTACTTGACGCTCTAACTCGGACCACCAAAATACCAAAGATGCTTGAAGATTGGCCTGCAGTTGTTGAGCTTTATCGCTGTTATAGTTAGTGTAAAAGACAAAACCTCTGTGATCAAAACCTTTTAGCAGTACCATCCGCGCCACAGGATAGCCAAACTCATTAATCGTCGCTAGCGTCATTCCGTTGGGTTCTAAAATACCAGACGCGATCGCTTGAGAGAGCCACTCTTGAAAAAGTTCCATCGGGTTGTGGGGGGCTTCCGCTTCACTTAAGCCAGCACGCGTATAATTCTGTCGTAACTCAGCTACAGATACATTTTTCATGTTTGTCCATTTATGTTAAAGTTAATAAATTGCTTATTAACTAAGAGAAATTTAACAAATATTCACAATATATTTTAACCAAATTTCTGCTCAATGCCACAGGTATTTGCTTCAATGACGAAATTTCAGATTTCTCAGTCAATCAATTACTATGACCATAATCTCTTAGAAAGTCATCAAGAACTAGACGTATTTCTTAGAGATATTCACTGCAA
Protein-coding regions in this window:
- a CDS encoding TatD family hydrolase produces the protein MQLIDSHVHLNFEVFQQDLDLLQARWQQAGVTHLVHSCVEPGEFKSIQQVADRFPELSFAVGLHPLDAHKWENTTAREIRNLAKSDQRVVAIGETGLDYYKANNKEQQREVFLAQLSIAQDLNKPVIIHCRDAALELYSILKEFSTATSQPRGVMHCWGGTPEETQWFLDLGFYISFSGVVTFKNAKQIQESAKMVPGERLLIETDCPFLAPVPQRGKRNEPANVLYVAEFIAKLREVDVEILATQTTANAIKLFGLCNTTAQ
- a CDS encoding DNA-directed RNA polymerase subunit beta', encoding MVFYNKIIDKSGLKKLIAWAFSQYGSARTAQVADELKALGFRYATKAGVSISIEDLQVPLIKREMLKSAEEEIERTENRYAKGEITEVERFQKVIDTWNSTSEALKNEVVRNFRETDPLNSVYMMAFSGARGNMSQVRQLVGMRGLMANPQGEIIDLPIKTNFREGLTVTEYIISSYGARKGLVDTALRTADSGYLTRRLVDVAQDMIVREHDCGTIRSVTVEPMRNGDRILIPLSDRLFGRVLAEDVRDPKTGEIVGNRNDEINEELAKNIGKAVEKVKVRSALTCEAARSVCQKCYGWSLAHGHLVDLGEAVGIIAAQSIGEPGTQLTMRTFHTGGVFTGEVARQVKAEQAGKLVFKGVNTRRVRTRHGDEVEQVEIAGDIVIEGGKKSISIPVTPGSVLYAREGENVVKNQLLVEITTAKHQKSTEKATKDVASDLAGEVLFADLSSEEKIDRQGNTTRTASRGGLLWILSGEVYNLPPGAESVVSNGDLVEPGTVLAETKLVTNSGGVVRLEEGSREVEIITASVALDRAEVKIESSGGSEQYVIDIPNGERFRLIATPGMKVQNHQVVAELIDDRYQTQSGGILKYAGVETAKGARKQGYEITQGGTLLWIPEETHEVNKDISLLEVEDGQYVEAHTEIVKDIFCQTAGVVEVVQKNDILREIIVKQGAYYQDIDPTLREQIPDGSVVNPGTEIMPGIVVDELSYCEFLETTTGYGILLRPVEEYHIPTNAGTPSQDSINQKGDHSIQLRSVQRLFYKDGERVKSVDGVSLLSTQLVLEIASNSQQINPNLSADIELIPDAQDEEVKRLQLVVLESLGLRRDSDNDPLSGIILTKLLVQDGQEIPPGAIVARTEIQSKASGIVRGIRQGVEAIRRILIMRSADLIKINSPQTKVKIGDLIVGETEIAPGVKTPESAQVIAIEPKGKETEITLRIARPYRVSPGAILHINDGDLVQRGDYLVLLVFERSKTGDIIQGLPRIEELLEARKPKEACVLSRSPGACQVEYWEDDTVEVKIVEDNGTISEYPISPGQNLVVSDNQRVEAGQPLTDGPPNPHEILETFFNYYEQEKGIYEGALSALEKTQKFLVDQVQSVYQSQGIDISDKHIEVIVRQMTSKARVDDGGDTTMLPGELIELRQIEQVNEAMAITGGAPARYTPVLLGITKASLNTDSFISAASFQETTRVLTEAAIEGKSDWLRGLKENVIIGRLIPAGTGFNAYEESLATSYEPMDESTPDFYDTPGKSRNFRKIKEITVDEDDDDSDLFSNVDMLQDSENVVLDDRTARAYAQGVPEHPSFEEFDEDELESEMLALMEEE
- the rpoB gene encoding DNA-directed RNA polymerase subunit beta; translation: MSNTPNQNLLLDLIEIQRSSFRWFLEEGLIEELESFSPIKDYTGKLELHFIGKEYKLKEPKYDVDEAKRRDSSYAVQMYVPTRLQNKETGEIKEQEVFIGDLPLMTERGTFIINGAERVIVNQIVRSPGVYYKSEVDKNGRRTYSASLIPNRGAWLKFETDKNGIVWVRIDKTRKLSAQVLLKAIGLSDNEIFDSLRHPEYYQKTLDKEGNPTEEEALLELYRKLRPGEPPTVTGGQQLLEARFFDNKRYDIGKVGRYKLNKKLRLNVPDTERVLTRTDILAVIDYLINLEFDTGSIDDIDHLGNRRVRSVGELLQNQVRVGLSRLERIIKERMTVSESDTLTPTSLVNPKPLVAAIKEFFGSSQLSQFMDQTNPLAELTHKRRISALGPGGLTRERAGFAVRDIHPSHYGRICPVETPEGPNAGLIGSLATYARINPYGFIETPYYRTENGKVFKNESPIYLTADEEDDLRVAPGDVPTDDEGNILVNAVPVRYRQEFSITTPEQVDYVAVSPVQIVSVATSLIPFLEHDDANRALMGSNMQRQAVPLLRPERPLVGTGLEAQAARDSGMVIISKTHGVVSYVDAEKIKVKVSPGEATHPGHEIEYELQKYHRSNQDTCLNQRPLVYPGEEVARGQVLADGSSTEGAELALGQNILVAYMPWEGYNYEDAILISERLVYDDVYTSIHVEKHEIEARQTKLGPEEITREIPNVGEDALRNLDEEGVIRVGAWVESGDILVGKVTPKGESDQPPEEKLLRAIFGEKARDVRDNSLRVPNGERGRVVDVRVFTREQGDELPPGANMVVRVYVAQKRKIQVGDKMAGRHGNKGIISRIMAKEDMPYLPDGTPVDIVLNPLGVPSRMNVGQVFECLLGWAGEHLGLRFKITPFDEMHGEEASRNTVNSLMEEGSRKRGKHWIYNPETPGKIKVYDGRTGEPFDRPITVGKAYMLKLVHLVDDKIHARSTGPYSLVTQQPLGGKAQQGGQRFGEMEVWALEAYGAAYTLQEILTVKSDDMQGRNEALNAIVKGKPIPRPGTPESFKVLMRELQSLGLDIAVHKVETAEDGTSRDLEVDLMADVRGVRTPSRPTYESFSSEDLEEMEKY
- the pdxH gene encoding pyridoxamine 5'-phosphate oxidase; translated protein: MKNVSVAELRQNYTRAGLSEAEAPHNPMELFQEWLSQAIASGILEPNGMTLATINEFGYPVARMVLLKGFDHRGFVFYTNYNSDKAQQLQANLQASLVFWWSELERQVRIEGKVSKITPAESDAYFFSRPRGSQLGAWVSNQSQIIASREVLEKELEALEIKYQSQKIPRPEHWGGMRLAPVRIEFWQGRPNRLHDRLRYRLVSGEQWLRERLAP
- a CDS encoding metal-sensing transcriptional repressor, which codes for MTSSNQAEEHLHNHHSSHVHNEASLRKIVNRLSRIEGHVRGIKTMVQESRPCPEVLIQIAAVRGAVDRVARMILDEHLSECITRAAQEGNIETEIEELKSALDRFII
- the rpsT gene encoding 30S ribosomal protein S20, translated to MANIKSAIKRIQISERNRLRNKSYKSAVKTLMKKYLQAVEVYATNPTPESLTTVEQSMSAAYSKIDKAVKTGVYHRNNGARKKSRLAKALQTVATADSN
- a CDS encoding Tab2/Atab2 family RNA-binding protein; amino-acid sequence: MGTIWELDFYSRPILDENQKKLWEVLICESPQQISTNPDLIYKYAQFCPSTSVNSLWLAEAIKQAIAESGQIPSKIRFFRRQMKNMITKACEEVAVIPVPSRRTHTLNHWIVERLKNHYPTLDNYDSQAINASVQYPPLNAIALPDAVRGDKGDKWTLVTLPVQDFIEMDQWDIAFGEAFPLSLYDLDPQLSIPGVIIFSNRAIPLAGWLSGLEIGSCYVEDITPSTREIVRQLSRLRLETGLSDSWILADITDEQGQSEARGFTKAKNLVQQIHFLAIQSSPESDSFAGLWLLKDS